The following proteins are co-located in the Microbacterium sp. Clip185 genome:
- the tilS gene encoding tRNA lysidine(34) synthetase TilS, with product MRPGLDPATAAVRRAVRAVLEPRRGQTVVVGLSGGADSLALTAAVAFEAAALDVRAIAVTVDHGLQDGSDAVAARAADLARGLGLGAEVVRVEVSAEGEGPEAAARKARRAALAEAASRRDASAVLLAHTLDDQAETVLLGLARGSGATSLGGMAPERRDDGGLTWLRPLLGVSRATTLAACTAAELEPWHDPHNDDPAFTRVRVRQRVLPVLERELGPGIADALARTAEQLREDAAAFAEMIDETIEDIVEPAEAGIAVSVAALAANPSALRTRILRHVVASEFHVSLTHRQTQEVERLVTDWRGQGPIDLPGCRAARVGGRIVFSASI from the coding sequence ATGCGACCCGGACTCGACCCCGCCACCGCCGCGGTGCGCCGCGCCGTCCGCGCGGTGCTCGAACCCCGGCGCGGACAGACCGTCGTCGTCGGACTCTCGGGCGGGGCCGACTCCCTCGCCCTCACGGCGGCCGTCGCCTTCGAAGCCGCCGCCCTCGACGTACGCGCGATCGCGGTGACGGTCGATCACGGACTCCAGGACGGATCGGATGCGGTCGCCGCCCGTGCAGCCGACCTCGCCCGCGGGCTCGGGCTCGGCGCCGAGGTCGTGCGGGTCGAGGTGTCGGCCGAGGGGGAGGGGCCGGAGGCCGCCGCCCGCAAGGCCCGTCGCGCGGCGCTCGCGGAGGCCGCGTCGCGACGCGACGCCTCGGCCGTGCTGCTCGCCCACACCCTCGACGACCAGGCCGAGACCGTGCTGCTCGGGCTCGCCCGGGGCTCGGGGGCGACGAGTCTCGGCGGGATGGCGCCGGAGCGCCGGGACGACGGCGGCCTCACGTGGCTCCGGCCGCTCCTGGGCGTCTCGCGCGCCACGACCCTCGCCGCCTGCACCGCCGCCGAGCTCGAGCCGTGGCACGATCCGCACAACGACGACCCCGCCTTCACCCGGGTGCGGGTGCGTCAGCGCGTGCTGCCGGTGCTCGAGCGCGAGCTGGGCCCCGGCATCGCCGACGCCCTCGCGCGTACCGCCGAGCAGCTGCGAGAGGATGCGGCGGCCTTCGCCGAGATGATCGACGAGACCATCGAGGACATCGTCGAGCCCGCCGAGGCAGGGATCGCCGTCTCGGTCGCAGCCCTCGCCGCCAACCCTTCGGCGCTGCGCACCCGCATCCTCCGCCATGTCGTGGCCAGCGAGTTCCACGTCTCGCTCACGCACCGCCAGACGCAGGAGGTGGAGCGGCTGGTCACCGACTGGCGCGGCCAAGGCCCCATCGACCTCCCCGGCTGCCGCGCGGCCCGGGTGGGCGGGCGGATCGTGTTCAGCGCCTCGATCTGA
- a CDS encoding response regulator → MSDPVRVLVVDDEALVRHALRAFIADDHRVMLVGEAADGSEVVDACKAADPDVVLMDIKMPDVSGVEATRRVLAWNPRCRVVALTTFTTEWRALEVLRAGACGYLVKNSTPDQIIDAVVAAYAGDRVVSPEVQDQFVRAVIEAAESHQDDAPALSDRERRVIELIAKGLSNAEIAAELHYAEGTVKADIRHINHVWGVENRLQIVLRATEIGLIKL, encoded by the coding sequence GTGAGTGACCCGGTGCGCGTGCTCGTCGTCGACGATGAAGCCCTTGTTCGCCACGCGTTGAGGGCATTCATCGCGGACGATCATCGGGTCATGCTCGTTGGAGAAGCAGCCGACGGATCTGAGGTTGTCGACGCTTGCAAGGCCGCAGACCCTGACGTCGTCCTGATGGATATCAAGATGCCCGATGTCAGCGGTGTCGAGGCCACTCGCAGAGTGTTGGCCTGGAACCCCCGATGTCGCGTCGTCGCCTTGACGACGTTCACTACCGAATGGCGAGCTCTGGAAGTGCTTCGTGCTGGCGCCTGCGGATACTTAGTGAAGAACTCCACTCCCGATCAGATCATCGATGCAGTCGTCGCTGCCTATGCGGGCGACCGAGTCGTCTCCCCGGAAGTGCAGGATCAGTTCGTCAGAGCAGTGATCGAGGCCGCCGAGTCGCATCAAGATGACGCCCCGGCGCTGAGCGATCGAGAGCGCAGGGTCATCGAACTGATCGCGAAGGGGCTCTCCAACGCGGAGATCGCAGCAGAGCTTCACTACGCGGAGGGCACGGTGAAGGCCGATATCCGCCACATCAATCACGTGTGGGGCGTTGAGAATCGCCTGCAGATAGTTCTCCGTGCTACTGAAATCGGGTTGATCAAGCTTTGA
- a CDS encoding peptidoglycan DD-metalloendopeptidase family protein: MSAEDLSGAEEDCGCGPTAQEKRALWPTMTRRVALGAGALGVVGLAALAGPLQPRALAIEGYPSWDDVQNAKNNEAAKNAEIQRIETLIAQLQADVAAKQAIADQKSQEYFTAQQAYFDAAARADNLQSQADAQAAAATEAANKAGRVASQLYKAGGDDTSLQLFFAGSAAGADDLLARLGTMDKLLERNQDVYAAAVSARNAAQSLTAQATTARDERDKLQKAAEQAMQEAQAAADAAQAALDAQNQNLGTLQAQLAALKDTTAKTVADYQAGVAEQKRRDEAARQAAAEAARRAAEEAAKNNPGGGGGGGGGGGGGGSGWVRPAGGSITSEYGQRYAQCGPSYCASSFHYGTDFGAGCWGNIYAASSGTVTFAGGNGGYGNYIRIDHGGGYGTGYAHISNGGIYVSRGQWVNAGDVIAGVGNTGNSFGCHLHFEVYTPSGTVNPRPFMAARGVGF; this comes from the coding sequence GTGTCTGCCGAAGATCTGTCCGGAGCGGAAGAGGACTGCGGTTGCGGCCCCACCGCCCAAGAGAAGCGCGCCCTCTGGCCCACGATGACCCGCCGCGTCGCGCTGGGTGCCGGCGCACTCGGCGTCGTCGGACTCGCTGCGCTGGCCGGCCCGCTTCAGCCCCGCGCGCTCGCGATCGAGGGCTACCCCTCGTGGGACGACGTTCAGAACGCCAAGAACAACGAAGCGGCGAAGAACGCCGAGATCCAGCGCATCGAGACGCTGATCGCGCAGCTGCAGGCCGATGTCGCGGCGAAGCAGGCGATCGCCGACCAGAAGTCCCAGGAGTACTTCACCGCGCAGCAGGCGTACTTCGACGCCGCCGCGCGCGCCGACAACCTGCAGTCGCAGGCCGACGCGCAAGCCGCCGCCGCGACCGAGGCGGCGAACAAGGCGGGGCGCGTCGCCAGCCAGCTCTACAAGGCCGGTGGCGACGACACATCGCTGCAGCTCTTCTTCGCGGGCTCCGCTGCCGGTGCCGATGACCTGCTCGCCCGCCTCGGCACGATGGACAAGCTCCTCGAGCGCAACCAGGACGTCTACGCGGCCGCCGTCTCGGCCAGGAACGCCGCCCAGTCGCTGACCGCGCAGGCCACCACCGCTCGCGACGAGCGCGACAAGCTGCAGAAGGCCGCCGAGCAGGCCATGCAGGAGGCGCAGGCAGCGGCGGATGCCGCCCAGGCCGCCCTCGACGCGCAGAACCAGAACCTCGGCACGCTGCAGGCCCAGCTGGCCGCGCTCAAGGACACGACCGCGAAGACCGTCGCCGACTACCAGGCCGGTGTGGCCGAGCAGAAGCGTCGCGACGAGGCGGCCCGTCAAGCCGCAGCGGAAGCAGCTCGCCGTGCGGCAGAAGAGGCGGCGAAGAACAACCCCGGCGGTGGTGGCGGCGGGGGAGGCGGCGGCGGTGGCGGCGGCTCAGGCTGGGTGCGGCCCGCCGGCGGCAGCATCACGTCCGAGTACGGCCAGCGCTACGCCCAGTGCGGTCCGAGCTACTGCGCGAGCAGCTTCCACTACGGCACCGATTTCGGCGCCGGATGCTGGGGCAACATCTACGCGGCGTCCTCCGGGACGGTGACCTTCGCTGGCGGCAACGGCGGCTACGGCAACTACATCCGCATCGACCACGGCGGCGGCTACGGCACCGGCTACGCCCACATCTCCAACGGCGGCATCTACGTGTCGCGCGGCCAGTGGGTCAACGCGGGCGACGTCATCGCAGGCGTCGGCAACACCGGCAACTCCTTCGGCTGCCACCTCCACTTCGAGGTCTACACCCCGAGCGGAACCGTCAACCCCCGGCCGTTCATGGCGGCGCGCGGCGTCGGCTTCTGA
- a CDS encoding heavy-metal-associated domain-containing protein: MIQPIEFGRTEPKAACACGGHGDHHASEPAAADAQEILVTGMTCAHCVSAVTQELTAIDGVTDVSVDLQAGGASRVTFRSASPVDAQAIAAAIDEAGYSLV; encoded by the coding sequence ATGATTCAACCCATCGAGTTCGGCCGCACCGAGCCCAAGGCGGCCTGCGCCTGCGGCGGTCACGGCGACCACCACGCATCCGAGCCGGCAGCGGCCGACGCCCAGGAGATCCTCGTCACCGGGATGACGTGCGCGCACTGTGTTTCGGCCGTCACCCAGGAGCTCACCGCGATCGACGGCGTGACCGACGTCTCCGTCGACCTACAGGCCGGCGGCGCGTCGCGCGTCACCTTCCGCTCCGCATCCCCCGTCGACGCGCAGGCGATCGCCGCGGCGATCGACGAAGCGGGCTACTCGCTCGTCTGA
- a CDS encoding aldo/keto reductase, whose protein sequence is MQYRTLGRTGIKVTPYALGAMMLGSYGNPDRQEGIRIIHRALDAGINFVDTADRYGDSEEVVGEALRGRRDQVVLATKFYGPVDDDINHRGASRRWIMAAVERSLRNLGTDYIDLYQLHRPDPDTDIEETLSALTDLVRQGKVRAIGSSSMRGSEIVEAQWTSERRGFERFRTEQPNYSILDREIEREILPVAQRYGMGTLVYSPLAGGALSGKYRAGQTNDNFRAGTGMQHFRDERRLATIEQLVTLADEVGIPLSHLAMAFTLAHPGVTSAIIGPRTMEQLESTLAGAEVALSDEVLDRIDAIVPPGESIGAMDMVYRGPEVGESALRRRPASERMAG, encoded by the coding sequence ATGCAGTACCGCACCCTCGGCCGCACCGGCATCAAAGTGACCCCCTACGCGCTCGGCGCCATGATGCTCGGCTCGTACGGCAACCCCGATCGACAGGAGGGCATCCGGATCATCCACCGCGCCCTCGACGCCGGCATCAACTTCGTCGACACCGCGGATCGCTACGGCGACTCCGAAGAGGTGGTCGGCGAAGCGCTCCGCGGCCGCCGCGACCAGGTCGTGCTCGCCACCAAGTTCTACGGGCCGGTCGACGACGACATCAACCACCGGGGCGCCTCCCGCCGCTGGATCATGGCAGCGGTCGAGCGGTCGCTCCGCAACCTCGGCACCGACTACATCGACCTCTACCAGCTCCACCGACCCGACCCCGATACGGACATCGAAGAGACCCTCTCCGCGCTGACGGATCTGGTGCGCCAGGGCAAGGTCCGCGCGATCGGATCCTCATCGATGCGCGGGTCCGAGATCGTCGAGGCGCAGTGGACCTCCGAGCGGCGCGGCTTCGAGCGCTTCCGCACCGAGCAGCCGAACTACTCGATCCTCGACAGGGAGATCGAGCGCGAGATCCTCCCCGTCGCGCAGCGCTACGGGATGGGCACGCTCGTCTACAGTCCCCTCGCTGGCGGTGCGCTCTCGGGCAAGTACCGGGCGGGCCAGACCAACGACAACTTCCGCGCCGGCACCGGAATGCAGCACTTCCGCGACGAGCGCCGACTCGCCACGATCGAGCAACTCGTCACACTGGCGGATGAGGTCGGCATCCCTCTCTCGCACCTGGCGATGGCCTTCACCCTCGCGCACCCCGGAGTGACCTCGGCGATCATCGGGCCCCGCACGATGGAGCAGCTGGAGTCCACGCTCGCCGGCGCGGAGGTCGCGCTGTCCGATGAGGTGCTCGACCGCATCGACGCGATCGTGCCGCCGGGCGAGAGCATCGGCGCGATGGACATGGTCTACCGCGGACCGGAGGTGGGCGAGTCGGCGCTCCGCCGCCGACCCGCGTCGGAGCGGATGGCGGGTTGA
- a CDS encoding TetR/AcrR family transcriptional regulator — MSAEPAAVAPRRPRSDAAHNSAALLAAARVVFARSGVDAPAREIAAEAGVGVGTLYRHFPNRAELVAAVFTTEIDATAAAATELLNELPPGEALDRWVERFTRFVATKQGLSAALISGDPAFESLPAHLIAKLGPAIRMLLDAAVNAGEVRSGIDPIQLLQAIGDLSHRAPSADGSPNAMVRLLLDGLRLR; from the coding sequence GTGTCTGCGGAACCGGCTGCCGTAGCGCCTCGTCGCCCGCGTTCGGATGCGGCCCACAACTCCGCCGCGCTCCTCGCCGCCGCACGGGTCGTGTTCGCCCGCTCGGGCGTCGATGCCCCCGCCCGTGAGATCGCCGCGGAGGCCGGCGTGGGGGTCGGAACGCTCTACCGTCACTTCCCGAACCGCGCCGAACTCGTCGCGGCCGTGTTCACGACCGAGATCGACGCGACGGCCGCGGCTGCCACCGAGCTGCTGAACGAGCTCCCGCCCGGCGAGGCTCTCGACCGGTGGGTGGAGCGGTTCACCCGGTTCGTGGCCACGAAGCAGGGCCTCTCAGCGGCGCTGATCTCCGGAGACCCAGCGTTTGAGTCTTTGCCGGCCCACCTCATCGCGAAGCTGGGCCCGGCCATCCGGATGCTCCTGGATGCGGCAGTGAATGCGGGCGAGGTGCGCTCAGGCATCGACCCGATCCAGCTGCTGCAGGCCATCGGCGACCTCAGTCACCGCGCGCCGTCAGCCGACGGTTCGCCCAACGCGATGGTCCGCCTCCTCCTCGACGGACTGCGGCTGCGCTAA
- a CDS encoding sensor histidine kinase, with protein MSVLLCISVGFIVTGGPFTRDDLLAVVLYGALAAFAWRPTIAAFLVIVGCSLGAILTGSGGDLLELALALGIVAATCAPWVITVHGLVLVVLTADMAMNGSSLTEGGFFGIAGIAAIAFLVGITFRIVTAREAILVAERARVVKDLEALAREEQEQIADELHDGIAHDLTLVLFHARALPRQPDEAARQVSLTTIEDSAERALQSIQSLLSLIRETRADGADGRAVRYDGDVIEAVTSLGALLKDAGIPTSVSVPQTSLSATPAAERVLTETAIEAVTNILKHGPASEAASLDVMEGPGFVELLVKNVAPRTIPGSAARSSGRGLLRARQRLVQYGGELESDLNSGVWVLQARIPLAPTGPGVHPAP; from the coding sequence GTGAGCGTGCTGCTCTGCATCTCGGTGGGCTTCATCGTCACCGGGGGCCCCTTCACACGGGACGACCTGCTCGCTGTTGTGCTCTACGGCGCCCTTGCCGCTTTCGCATGGCGGCCGACGATAGCCGCTTTCCTCGTCATTGTCGGCTGTAGCCTCGGCGCCATTCTGACAGGAAGCGGCGGGGACCTTCTGGAGCTCGCTTTGGCTCTCGGCATCGTCGCAGCGACGTGCGCTCCCTGGGTGATCACGGTCCATGGGCTCGTGCTCGTTGTGCTCACGGCGGACATGGCCATGAACGGGTCATCGCTCACGGAGGGAGGATTCTTCGGCATCGCTGGCATCGCGGCGATTGCGTTTCTCGTAGGCATCACTTTCCGGATCGTCACCGCGCGCGAAGCCATCCTCGTCGCGGAGCGTGCCCGCGTCGTGAAGGATCTCGAAGCGCTTGCACGGGAGGAGCAGGAGCAGATCGCGGACGAACTGCACGATGGGATCGCGCACGATCTCACCCTCGTGCTGTTCCACGCCCGGGCGCTTCCGCGCCAGCCAGACGAGGCGGCCCGACAGGTGTCGCTCACCACGATCGAGGACTCGGCCGAGCGGGCACTGCAGAGCATCCAGTCGCTCTTGTCGCTGATCCGTGAGACGCGGGCCGACGGTGCAGACGGGCGCGCTGTTCGGTATGACGGAGACGTGATTGAGGCCGTGACGTCCTTGGGTGCGCTGTTGAAGGACGCGGGTATCCCGACCAGCGTGTCGGTCCCGCAGACATCGCTCAGCGCAACGCCGGCAGCCGAACGGGTCCTCACGGAGACGGCCATCGAGGCCGTGACGAACATCCTCAAGCACGGGCCCGCCTCGGAAGCCGCGAGCCTCGACGTCATGGAAGGGCCCGGCTTCGTCGAGCTATTGGTCAAGAACGTTGCTCCACGCACCATCCCCGGCAGTGCTGCTCGCTCCAGCGGGCGCGGACTGCTTCGTGCGCGCCAGCGGCTCGTCCAGTACGGCGGGGAGCTGGAATCGGATCTGAATTCAGGTGTGTGGGTCCTGCAGGCGCGGATTCCTCTTGCGCCAACTGGTCCAGGTGTCCACCCCGCCCCGTAA
- a CDS encoding inorganic diphosphatase — MGAYDAVIEIPRGSRVKYEVDHGTGRVFLDRVLFTPMGYPSNYGFFENTLGEDGDPLDVLVLLDRDIYPGVLAKVRPVAVLKMSDEAGGDDKVVAVLAKDPRWAHIQDVDDIDEWTKGEIGHFFEHYKDLEPNKWVKVDEWANAAEAERLVSEAFTRFEEHEGQTKTQGEGQAPNSL, encoded by the coding sequence ATGGGCGCATACGACGCCGTCATCGAGATCCCGCGCGGCAGCCGCGTCAAGTACGAGGTCGACCACGGCACGGGCCGGGTCTTCCTGGACCGCGTTCTGTTCACGCCCATGGGCTACCCGAGCAACTACGGCTTCTTCGAGAACACCCTCGGCGAGGACGGCGACCCGCTCGACGTGCTCGTGCTGCTCGACCGCGACATCTACCCCGGCGTGCTCGCGAAGGTGCGCCCCGTCGCCGTGCTGAAGATGAGCGACGAGGCCGGCGGTGACGACAAGGTCGTCGCCGTACTGGCGAAGGACCCGCGCTGGGCCCACATCCAGGACGTCGACGACATCGACGAGTGGACCAAGGGCGAGATCGGCCACTTCTTCGAGCACTACAAGGACCTCGAGCCCAACAAGTGGGTCAAGGTCGACGAGTGGGCGAACGCGGCCGAGGCCGAGCGTCTGGTGTCGGAGGCCTTCACGCGCTTCGAGGAGCACGAGGGTCAGACCAAGACGCAGGGTGAGGGCCAGGCCCCGAACTCGCTCTGA
- a CDS encoding helix-turn-helix transcriptional regulator, which yields MLVSNVRAARLAAGLTQEELSRRCGVSRQTIISIERGVHAPTLMLAFLLARELDQRVDALFALEGTP from the coding sequence GTGCTCGTCAGTAACGTCCGGGCAGCCCGCCTCGCCGCGGGGCTCACGCAAGAGGAGTTGAGCCGGCGCTGCGGCGTGTCACGCCAGACGATCATCTCCATCGAACGAGGCGTGCACGCGCCGACGCTGATGCTCGCATTCCTCCTCGCTCGCGAGCTGGATCAGCGCGTCGACGCGCTGTTCGCGCTGGAGGGCACCCCGTGA